The Bacteroides acidifaciens genome includes a region encoding these proteins:
- a CDS encoding Crp/Fnr family transcriptional regulator yields the protein MIAEFNSYMSNIDIDFFKELCLKHGELRHYKKNEFILHEGDACSFFGFILSGVVKYSCTNRTENKPYNVGFSFSNEFIADYPTCLYGMKSELNIQAIIPCEIYICSSAFLQQKFEENKESQQIARIAAEQMYFQSYSRYLDLFRFTPEERYLQLLKKCPAILQMVSLKEIASYLKITPVHMSRIRRKQSFDNKK from the coding sequence ATGATAGCCGAATTCAATTCATATATGAGTAACATAGACATAGATTTCTTCAAGGAGTTGTGTCTGAAACATGGAGAGTTACGACATTATAAAAAGAATGAGTTTATTCTCCATGAAGGTGATGCCTGTTCTTTCTTCGGGTTTATCTTGTCAGGTGTAGTCAAATACAGTTGCACCAACCGGACAGAAAACAAGCCGTATAATGTCGGTTTTTCCTTTTCAAATGAATTTATAGCCGATTATCCCACTTGCTTATATGGCATGAAATCAGAATTGAATATACAGGCGATAATCCCGTGCGAGATTTACATCTGTTCTTCTGCATTCTTACAGCAAAAATTCGAGGAGAACAAAGAAAGCCAACAGATAGCCCGTATCGCAGCCGAACAGATGTATTTCCAATCATATTCACGTTATTTGGATTTATTCAGATTCACACCGGAAGAGCGTTACCTCCAACTTTTAAAAAAATGCCCTGCAATCCTCCAAATGGTATCACTAAAAGAAATAGCATCCTACCTCAAAATTACACCCGTACACATGAGCCGAATAAGACGCAAGCAAAGCTTTGACAACAAAAAATAA
- a CDS encoding DUF6088 family protein: MASFRKEILGQIERIDTGRIFTFRDLSFETEKTANVAVLLSEQSRKGVLVRVEKGAYYRPKKSVLGLGKLPVYQDEQFRYLTEKLNGYITGAYIYNKMGLTEQVATTITIATPNPVRRFRFKNLDIECVKAYCMDYPDESLVPYLRLLDAIKDMKRIPGTTGQDIYNRVKSQYFNGYSLPELEKIVSLAKSYPPRVRKVVADILGDIRQTVLQTEMAKTILPTTRFNLDYKTA, encoded by the coding sequence ATGGCTTCATTCAGGAAAGAGATACTTGGGCAGATTGAACGGATAGATACCGGGCGTATATTCACGTTCCGGGATTTATCGTTTGAAACGGAAAAGACCGCCAATGTTGCGGTGCTGCTCTCCGAACAGAGCCGCAAAGGGGTACTGGTACGGGTTGAAAAGGGGGCGTACTACCGTCCCAAGAAATCAGTGCTGGGGCTGGGAAAGTTGCCTGTCTATCAGGATGAACAGTTCCGCTACCTGACTGAAAAACTGAACGGCTATATCACGGGGGCTTACATCTATAACAAAATGGGACTGACCGAACAGGTTGCCACAACCATAACGATAGCCACTCCTAACCCGGTTCGCCGTTTCCGTTTCAAGAACTTGGATATAGAGTGCGTGAAAGCCTACTGCATGGACTACCCGGATGAAAGCCTTGTCCCGTACTTGCGGCTGCTCGATGCGATAAAGGACATGAAGCGCATACCCGGAACAACCGGGCAGGACATCTACAACCGGGTCAAAAGCCAATATTTCAACGGGTACAGCCTGCCGGAACTGGAAAAAATCGTATCTTTGGCGAAAAGTTACCCGCCACGTGTCAGAAAGGTGGTGGCGGATATACTGGGCGACATCAGACAAACCGTGTTGCAAACAGAAATGGCAAAGACCATTCTTCCCACGACACGGTTCAACTTGGATTATAAAACGGCATAG
- a CDS encoding nucleotidyl transferase AbiEii/AbiGii toxin family protein, translating to MNLHSDKEAFKEIIALAAEHFGYEQSHVEKDYWVSKILRDISMSEYADKTYFKGGTSLSKAYGLIERFSEDLDLFVFTGDKGASKQAEKTLNKKLSKYIAELNSDIYKEDLSETGGNYRKLYFSYDNVFQGVGLKEHLEVEIKSCDLPDKKLMFYPADKRVIKPIVTAFLESIGQEELISTYGLESFETQCINPRKTICDKVSRLVKLSYNEDAAALLAKHIRDVYDLSALYHNQEYNDYLHSEDFLDAMYRVTIEDGLNKNSRSHLSLADAPIFKDAEAVMALPEVATAYTTDLKKLTFDKSKMPPIGKAVEALKNLHEILVRFEAYRTKKQNEEQP from the coding sequence ATGAATTTACATTCGGACAAGGAAGCGTTCAAGGAAATCATCGCACTGGCGGCTGAACATTTCGGCTACGAGCAGTCGCACGTGGAAAAGGATTACTGGGTATCGAAGATACTGCGGGATATTTCCATGTCCGAATATGCGGATAAGACCTACTTCAAAGGCGGAACTTCACTTTCCAAAGCCTACGGGCTGATAGAACGTTTCTCGGAAGATTTGGACTTGTTCGTGTTCACGGGTGATAAAGGTGCGTCCAAGCAGGCAGAAAAGACATTGAACAAGAAACTTTCCAAATACATAGCCGAACTCAATAGTGACATATACAAGGAAGATTTGTCGGAAACGGGCGGTAATTACCGTAAACTGTATTTCTCGTATGACAATGTATTTCAAGGCGTGGGACTGAAAGAACATTTGGAAGTAGAGATAAAATCCTGTGACCTGCCGGACAAAAAACTGATGTTCTACCCGGCGGACAAGCGGGTTATCAAACCGATTGTAACCGCCTTTCTTGAAAGCATCGGGCAAGAGGAACTGATAAGCACCTACGGGCTGGAAAGTTTTGAAACGCAGTGTATCAACCCCCGAAAGACTATCTGCGACAAGGTTTCAAGGCTGGTAAAGCTGTCTTACAATGAGGATGCAGCCGCACTGTTGGCAAAGCATATCCGTGACGTTTACGACTTGTCGGCACTCTACCACAATCAGGAATATAACGATTACCTACATTCGGAAGATTTCTTGGATGCCATGTACCGGGTGACGATAGAGGACGGACTAAATAAAAACTCCCGTTCGCACTTGTCGCTGGCTGATGCACCGATATTCAAGGATGCCGAAGCGGTCATGGCGTTACCCGAAGTGGCTACGGCGTACACTACCGATTTGAAGAAACTGACTTTTGACAAAAGCAAGATGCCGCCGATAGGCAAGGCTGTGGAAGCATTGAAGAACCTGCACGAAATATTAGTGCGTTTTGAAGCCTACCGCACCAAAAAGCAAAATGAAGAACAACCGTAA
- the mobC gene encoding conjugal transfer protein MobC, translated as MQQEDDLRGLARVMDFMRAVSILFVGINVYWFCYSTLKEWGVTFEVIDKILWNFQRTTGLFSSVLWTKLFAVVFLALSCIGTKGVKEEKITWTKIHCSLAAGVVLFFLNWWLLELPLPHTADAVFYIATLSVGYICMLMAGTWMSRLLKNNLMDDVFNTENESFQQETRLIENEYSVNLPTRFYYKKKWNNGYINVVNVFRASIVLGTPGSGKSYAVVNNYIKQQIEKGFALYLYDYKFPDLSEIAYNHLLNHLDGYKVKPKFYVINFDDPRKSHRCNPINASFMSDIADAYEASYTIMLNLNRSWISKQGDFFVESPIILLAAIIWYLRIYQGGRYCTFPHAIELLNKKYADVFTILRSYPELENYLSPFVDAWESDAQEQLQGQIASAKIPLSRMISPALYWVMTGDDFSLDINNPKEPKILVVGNNPDRQNIYSAALGLYNSRIVKLINKKGQLKSSVIIDELPTIYFRGLDNLIATARSNKVAVLLGFQDYSQLTRDYGDKESRVIQNTVGNVFSGQVVGETAKILSERFGKVLQKRQSMTINQREKSTSISTQMDSLIPASKISNLTQGMFVGAVADNFDERIEQKIFHCEIVVDNEKVKRETARYVKLPQIIDFTDKDGNDRMQEEIQANYDRIRQEVRQIVENEITRIKNDPELCHLIKEEE; from the coding sequence ATGCAGCAAGAGGATGATTTGAGAGGGCTTGCAAGGGTCATGGACTTTATGCGGGCTGTCAGTATTCTATTCGTGGGAATAAACGTGTACTGGTTCTGTTACTCCACCCTGAAAGAATGGGGAGTGACCTTTGAAGTGATAGACAAGATACTGTGGAACTTCCAGCGCACCACCGGGCTGTTCTCGTCCGTTCTTTGGACAAAACTTTTTGCGGTGGTGTTCCTCGCCCTGTCGTGCATCGGCACTAAGGGCGTGAAAGAGGAAAAGATAACGTGGACGAAGATACATTGCAGCCTTGCGGCGGGTGTCGTGTTGTTTTTCCTGAACTGGTGGCTGCTGGAACTTCCGCTGCCACATACGGCGGATGCCGTGTTTTATATCGCCACGCTTTCGGTGGGCTATATCTGTATGCTCATGGCGGGTACGTGGATGTCCCGGTTGTTGAAAAACAACCTCATGGATGATGTCTTTAATACCGAGAACGAAAGTTTCCAGCAGGAAACAAGGCTTATCGAGAACGAGTATTCTGTAAATCTGCCTACCCGGTTCTACTATAAGAAGAAGTGGAACAATGGCTATATTAACGTTGTAAACGTTTTTCGTGCGAGCATCGTGTTAGGAACGCCGGGCAGCGGGAAGTCATACGCAGTAGTAAATAATTACATAAAACAGCAAATCGAGAAAGGTTTTGCGCTCTACCTGTATGATTATAAGTTTCCTGACCTTTCGGAAATCGCTTACAATCATTTACTTAACCACTTGGACGGCTACAAGGTTAAGCCGAAATTTTACGTTATCAATTTTGACGACCCACGCAAGAGCCACCGATGCAACCCGATAAATGCCAGCTTCATGTCGGACATTGCGGATGCCTACGAAGCAAGCTACACGATAATGCTTAACCTCAATCGAAGTTGGATAAGCAAGCAGGGCGATTTCTTCGTGGAAAGTCCGATTATCCTTTTGGCGGCTATAATTTGGTATCTCCGTATCTATCAAGGCGGCAGGTATTGCACGTTCCCCCATGCCATTGAACTGCTAAATAAGAAATACGCCGATGTATTCACCATTTTGCGCAGCTACCCCGAACTGGAAAACTACCTTTCCCCATTCGTAGATGCTTGGGAATCAGACGCTCAAGAGCAGTTGCAGGGGCAGATTGCCAGTGCGAAAATCCCGCTTTCAAGAATGATTTCACCCGCCCTTTACTGGGTAATGACGGGTGATGATTTTTCACTTGACATCAACAACCCGAAAGAGCCTAAAATACTGGTTGTCGGCAACAATCCTGACCGCCAAAATATCTACTCGGCAGCACTGGGATTATATAATTCCCGTATCGTGAAGCTGATAAACAAGAAAGGTCAGCTTAAAAGTTCGGTGATAATAGACGAGCTGCCAACGATTTATTTTCGTGGGCTTGACAACCTGATTGCGACCGCCCGAAGCAACAAGGTTGCGGTTCTGTTAGGCTTTCAGGATTACAGTCAACTTACCCGTGACTATGGGGACAAGGAAAGCCGTGTAATCCAAAATACTGTGGGTAACGTGTTCAGCGGTCAGGTAGTCGGTGAAACGGCGAAAATCCTGTCGGAGCGTTTCGGAAAGGTGTTGCAGAAACGGCAGAGCATGACAATCAACCAACGGGAAAAATCCACCTCGATAAGCACCCAAATGGACAGCCTGATACCCGCCAGCAAAATATCCAACCTCACGCAAGGTATGTTCGTGGGGGCAGTAGCGGACAATTTCGATGAACGGATAGAGCAGAAGATTTTCCACTGTGAAATCGTGGTGGACAATGAAAAGGTGAAGCGGGAAACCGCCCGTTACGTGAAGTTGCCGCAGATTATCGACTTCACCGACAAGGACGGCAACGACCGGATGCAGGAGGAGATACAAGCCAACTATGACCGCATCCGTCAGGAAGTCAGGCAGATAGTCGAGAACGAGATAACCCGGATTAAGAACGACCCGGAGTTATGCCACTTGATTAAGGAGGAAGAATAG
- the mobB gene encoding conjugal transfer protein MobB, with protein sequence MVAKISTGGNMFGALAYNQNKVDSEEAKVLFSNRMLLGEDGNFSIGECMRSFEMQMPVQLSTKKPILHISINPHPEDVLTDQQLSDIAREYMRKLGYGDQPYLVYKHTDIDRHHIHIVGLRVDENGRPLNDRFEHRRSKQITRELEKKYGLHPAERKERAERPELKKVDYAAGDVKHQIGNTVKAACYGYRFQSFGEYKALLAAYNVCAEEVKGEINGKPYQGIVYSAMNDKGEKTGNPVKASRIGKSVGYEAVQRRMEKSGEAIKNGKLKERTRKIVANAMQTAHSRKELEQQLRKRGIDVVFRQNDSGRIYGVTFIDHDSRVVLNGSRLGKEYSANVFNERFSGETGKIHQPEVAAPQQDQPTHQEQQGFTPKADIVSGVASVLGAFGGLLGGGASGGDEPQDTARQKRKKKKKRTRRID encoded by the coding sequence ATGGTTGCCAAAATAAGCACGGGCGGCAATATGTTCGGCGCACTGGCGTACAACCAAAACAAGGTGGACAGCGAGGAAGCAAAGGTGCTTTTCTCCAACCGGATGCTGTTGGGCGAGGACGGGAATTTCTCTATCGGCGAGTGTATGCGCAGCTTTGAAATGCAGATGCCCGTCCAGCTTTCCACCAAGAAGCCGATACTTCATATTTCCATAAACCCGCACCCGGAAGACGTGCTGACCGACCAGCAGCTTTCCGACATCGCACGGGAGTATATGCGGAAGTTGGGCTATGGCGACCAGCCTTATTTGGTGTACAAGCATACCGACATCGACCGCCACCATATCCACATCGTGGGGTTGCGGGTGGACGAGAACGGCAGACCGCTGAATGACAGGTTCGAGCATCGGCGCAGCAAGCAAATCACCCGTGAACTGGAAAAGAAATACGGGCTGCACCCGGCAGAGCGGAAGGAACGTGCCGAACGTCCGGAACTTAAAAAGGTGGACTATGCCGCCGGGGACGTGAAGCACCAAATCGGCAACACCGTGAAAGCGGCTTGTTACGGCTACCGCTTCCAGTCGTTCGGGGAATATAAGGCTTTGCTTGCCGCTTACAACGTGTGCGCCGAGGAAGTCAAAGGCGAGATAAACGGCAAGCCCTATCAGGGCATTGTCTATTCCGCCATGAACGACAAGGGCGAAAAGACAGGCAACCCGGTAAAGGCTTCCCGCATCGGCAAGTCGGTAGGTTATGAAGCGGTGCAGCGCAGAATGGAGAAATCGGGCGAAGCAATCAAGAACGGGAAATTGAAAGAACGCACCCGGAAGATTGTAGCCAATGCCATGCAGACCGCCCACAGCCGCAAGGAACTGGAACAGCAGCTAAGGAAGCGGGGCATTGACGTGGTATTCCGTCAGAACGACAGCGGGCGCATCTATGGCGTTACGTTCATCGACCATGACAGCCGGGTGGTGCTGAACGGTTCACGCTTGGGCAAGGAGTATTCGGCGAACGTGTTCAACGAACGTTTTTCGGGCGAAACCGGAAAGATACACCAGCCCGAAGTGGCAGCACCGCAGCAAGACCAGCCCACGCATCAGGAACAGCAGGGCTTCACGCCGAAAGCCGACATCGTTTCGGGCGTGGCTTCCGTGCTGGGTGCTTTCGGCGGTTTGCTGGGCGGCGGTGCATCAGGCGGTGACGAGCCGCAGGACACCGCCCGCCAAAAGAGAAAGAAGAAAAAGAAGCGCACAAGGCGCATCGACTAA
- the mobA gene encoding conjugal transfer protein MobA, producing METRKPNKGGRPALADPAKHRHVLYLNDRENARFLSQWEQSGVTSKSRFIAARLFGEPFRVVKVDKSAVEYCARLTEFYAQFRAVAVNYNQVVKALHSNFSEKKALAFLYKLEKATTELAALNRQVIALTNECKELWLPK from the coding sequence ATGGAAACAAGAAAACCTAACAAGGGCGGTCGCCCCGCCCTCGCAGACCCGGCGAAGCATCGCCATGTCCTTTACCTGAACGACCGGGAGAATGCCCGCTTCCTCTCGCAATGGGAGCAGTCGGGCGTTACGAGCAAGTCCCGTTTCATCGCCGCCCGGTTGTTCGGCGAGCCGTTCCGGGTGGTGAAAGTGGACAAATCGGCGGTCGAGTATTGCGCCCGGCTGACCGAATTTTATGCACAATTCAGAGCCGTGGCGGTCAATTACAACCAAGTGGTAAAGGCGTTGCACAGTAATTTTTCCGAGAAAAAGGCACTGGCTTTTCTCTATAAACTGGAGAAAGCGACCACCGAACTGGCGGCACTGAACCGCCAAGTTATTGCATTAACCAATGAATGCAAGGAACTATGGTTGCCAAAATAA
- a CDS encoding ParA family protein has product MNESNMENEKTPLYVAFSTQKGGVGKTTFTVLAASYLYYLKGYDVAVVDCDYPQHSIAGMRKRDAEQVGADEDYKRMAYEQFTRLGKKAYPVLCSSPEKAIATADEHIAAGHVLDIVFFDLPGTVNSEGVINSLAGMDYIFTPISADKVVLESSLSFAMAIQKLLVRNEACRLAGLYLFWNMVDGREKTDLYTAYDKTIKELELPLMKTFIPDTKRYKKELVADKKAVFRSTLFPASRPLVRGSNLEELITEIVYYIKLK; this is encoded by the coding sequence ATGAACGAAAGCAATATGGAAAACGAGAAAACACCCCTTTATGTCGCCTTTTCCACCCAAAAGGGCGGGGTCGGCAAAACAACCTTTACCGTGCTGGCGGCGAGTTACCTCTACTATCTCAAAGGCTACGATGTGGCGGTGGTCGATTGCGACTACCCGCAACACTCCATTGCCGGAATGCGAAAGCGGGATGCCGAGCAGGTCGGGGCTGATGAAGATTACAAGCGCATGGCGTATGAACAGTTTACCCGGCTGGGGAAGAAAGCCTACCCGGTACTGTGCAGTTCACCCGAAAAGGCGATTGCAACGGCTGACGAACATATAGCCGCCGGACACGTGCTGGATATTGTCTTTTTCGACCTGCCCGGCACGGTGAACAGCGAGGGCGTGATAAACTCCCTTGCGGGCATGGACTACATCTTCACCCCCATTTCCGCCGACAAGGTGGTGCTGGAAAGCAGCCTGTCGTTCGCAATGGCTATCCAAAAACTACTGGTGAGGAATGAAGCCTGCCGACTTGCCGGGCTGTACCTCTTTTGGAATATGGTGGACGGGCGGGAGAAAACAGACCTTTACACCGCCTACGACAAGACGATTAAGGAACTGGAACTGCCACTGATGAAAACCTTTATCCCCGATACCAAACGCTACAAAAAGGAACTGGTGGCGGATAAAAAGGCGGTGTTCCGCTCCACGCTCTTTCCCGCCAGCCGCCCGCTGGTAAGGGGAAGCAACTTGGAAGAACTGATAACCGAAATAGTGTACTACATCAAATTAAAATGA
- the istB gene encoding IS21-like element helper ATPase IstB, with product MTSNNKTSRTVGKNMDRIMELLSKLRFYGMLETYRNDCRTTSSDGMTNDEFLKWLLESEYDYRRNVSIERLIKSANFRYKAYMEKIDYTIKRNLDRNQLERLASLDFIRDGQNVFITGSSGTGKSYIASAIGYEACKNGIKTLYSNASKLMGQLKIAKNKGTIESEMKKIEKCQLLILDDLFLIGLDARERSILMEIIEDRHGLKSIIITSQLPVESWYDAIGDPTVADAILDRIVHTAHKIELTGDSVRKINAKKK from the coding sequence ATGACAAGTAATAATAAAACAAGCAGAACTGTCGGAAAAAATATGGACAGAATAATGGAACTACTCTCCAAGTTACGTTTTTACGGCATGCTTGAAACATATAGAAATGACTGCAGGACCACATCCTCTGATGGTATGACAAACGATGAGTTTCTTAAATGGCTTCTTGAAAGCGAATATGATTACAGACGCAATGTAAGCATTGAGAGACTGATAAAGTCTGCAAACTTCAGATATAAGGCATATATGGAAAAAATAGACTATACCATAAAACGTAACCTTGACCGTAACCAGCTTGAGAGACTTGCATCTCTTGATTTTATAAGAGACGGACAGAATGTTTTCATCACGGGAAGCTCCGGTACAGGTAAAAGCTATATAGCTTCAGCCATAGGATATGAGGCATGTAAGAATGGAATAAAGACTTTGTATTCAAATGCGTCAAAGCTTATGGGACAGCTTAAAATTGCCAAAAACAAGGGCACTATAGAATCTGAGATGAAAAAAATAGAAAAGTGTCAACTGCTGATTCTTGACGATCTGTTTCTTATAGGACTGGATGCCAGGGAAAGGTCAATCCTTATGGAAATAATAGAAGACAGACACGGATTAAAATCAATCATAATAACATCACAACTTCCTGTCGAAAGCTGGTATGATGCAATTGGTGATCCTACAGTAGCTGACGCAATCCTGGACAGAATTGTACATACAGCACACAAGATTGAACTTACCGGGGATTCTGTAAGAAAGATTAATGCTAAAAAGAAATAG
- the istA gene encoding IS21 family transposase, translated as MKIRIKHILRCYQSGMSIRGISSSLLVSRNTVKRYIRIYEDMGIELERLLKMDEQHLHELFGTETDKESSGSAEYKYLQERIPDYMKRLKVRGTTRRSLYEEYLKNRPQGYSYCSFCLYIRREREVKIPVGRIDHIAGDQMYVDFAGDKLYLSYEKTGNKVPVEVFAAILPCSQITYYEAVPSQKKEHLIQACENAFHYFGGVPNAIVPDNLKSAVTKPGGVEPVINDDFAAFADHYGCVVFPARVRKPKDKALVENAVRLLYREVYSKMTGLKFNDLEALNIEIMKHTDALNSRKMYNRNYSRRERFLEVEKDRLHTLPATKFISKSRKTATVMRNSYVSLNNHYYSVPKEYIGDTVELLYDGDTVEIYHKFRHITTHRRDDTPFTYSEKPSHKLSGVLHEYRIRMDDIYRKACEIDPVLEEYIKRVAVAKKYPVQAVRSADGILSLVERFGHDRVVLSCQVAMEFGMFGYNELESILVNREDEKYHVQMEGQAPELTPKHRNLRGKDYFNSKNMDKNDK; from the coding sequence ATGAAAATAAGAATCAAGCACATACTGCGGTGTTATCAGTCAGGAATGAGTATCCGCGGTATCAGTTCTTCTCTCCTTGTTTCACGTAATACAGTCAAACGTTATATCCGTATATACGAAGATATGGGTATAGAACTTGAGCGTCTGTTGAAAATGGACGAGCAGCATCTGCATGAGCTTTTCGGTACGGAGACTGACAAAGAATCGTCTGGCTCTGCAGAGTATAAGTATCTTCAAGAACGTATACCTGATTACATGAAACGACTTAAGGTCCGTGGGACAACAAGAAGGTCTTTGTATGAGGAATATCTTAAAAATCGTCCACAAGGTTACAGCTACTGTTCTTTTTGTTTATATATCAGACGAGAAAGGGAAGTAAAGATTCCTGTTGGACGCATAGATCATATAGCCGGTGATCAGATGTATGTGGATTTTGCCGGCGACAAACTTTATCTCTCATACGAAAAAACAGGCAATAAGGTTCCCGTAGAAGTATTTGCCGCTATACTTCCATGCAGCCAGATTACTTATTACGAGGCTGTACCATCACAAAAGAAAGAACACCTTATCCAGGCATGTGAAAATGCTTTCCATTATTTTGGAGGTGTCCCCAATGCCATAGTTCCAGACAACCTGAAATCAGCCGTAACAAAGCCTGGAGGTGTTGAACCTGTAATCAATGACGACTTTGCTGCATTTGCAGACCATTATGGATGTGTTGTCTTCCCGGCAAGAGTACGAAAGCCTAAAGACAAAGCTCTGGTTGAGAATGCTGTAAGACTGCTCTACAGGGAGGTGTATTCAAAGATGACGGGATTGAAATTCAATGATCTTGAAGCCTTGAACATAGAAATAATGAAGCATACGGATGCGTTGAACAGCCGAAAGATGTACAATCGCAACTACAGCCGTCGGGAACGTTTCCTCGAAGTCGAGAAAGACAGGCTGCATACATTGCCGGCAACAAAATTTATATCAAAAAGCCGGAAAACGGCAACTGTCATGAGAAACAGTTATGTATCGCTTAACAATCACTATTACAGTGTTCCTAAAGAGTATATCGGCGATACTGTAGAATTACTGTATGATGGGGACACAGTGGAGATATATCATAAGTTCAGACACATAACGACACATCGCAGGGATGATACACCTTTCACTTATTCAGAAAAACCGTCCCACAAACTTTCGGGAGTGCTACATGAATACAGAATCAGAATGGATGATATATACCGCAAGGCATGTGAAATTGATCCGGTATTGGAAGAGTACATAAAGCGTGTGGCCGTTGCCAAGAAATATCCGGTCCAGGCCGTACGTTCAGCCGATGGTATATTAAGTCTTGTGGAGCGTTTCGGACATGACAGGGTGGTTCTTTCATGCCAGGTGGCAATGGAATTCGGTATGTTCGGGTACAACGAACTTGAAAGTATTCTGGTAAACAGGGAAGATGAGAAGTATCATGTACAGATGGAGGGACAGGCTCCCGAACTTACCCCCAAACACAGAAATCTCAGAGGCAAGGATTATTTTAACTCTAAAAACATGGATAAAAATGACAAGTAA